A region of the Mycobacteriales bacterium genome:
GTGCTCGGCATCGGCAGCGTGCTGCTGGTGTCCGACCGCTCGCCTGCCCTCGACGGTGGGGCGTTCGTGGCGCAGGCGGCAACCGCGCCCGGCTCGGCGGACGAGCGGGCGGGCGTGGTCGCCGGCTACGCGCAGACCGAAGTCTTCCCGCTGCTGATGTTCGCAGTGACCGGAATGATGCTTTTCCCGGCGTCGAACGACCTGCTGATCATGTTCGTCGCGTTGGAAGTGCTCTCGCTGCCGCTGTACCTGATGTGCGGTCTGGCGCGCCGTCGCCGCCTGCTCAGCCAGGAAGCGGCTGTCAAGTACTTCCTGCTCGGTGCCTTCTCCTCGGCGTTCTTCCTGTACGGGCTGGCGCTGTTGTACGGCTACGCCAACACCGTCTCCCTGGCGGGGATCCAGGCGGCGACGCTGACCAGCGCCCACAACGACAACCTGCTGTTCCTGGGCCTCGGCCTGCTGGCTGTCGGGTTGTTGTTCAAGATCGGCGCCGCACCGTTCCAGTCATGGATCCCCGACGTCTACCAGGGCGCGCCGACCCCGATCACGGCGTTCATGGCCGCCGCGACGAAGGTCGCCGCGTTCGGTGCGTTGCTGCGGCTGTTCTACGTCTCGTTCAACGGCCTCGGCTGGGAGTGGCGCCCGGTGGCCTGGGCGGTCGCCATCCTCACGATGGTGGTCGGCTCGGTGATGGCCGTCACCCAGACCGACGTGAAGCGCATGCTCGCCTACTCCTCGGTCGCGCACGCCGGGTTCATCCTCATCGGGGTCATCGCGCTGAACAAGTCGGGGCTGTCCGGCTCGCTGTTCTACCTGCTGACCTACGGGTTGACCACGATCGGCGCGTTCGGCACCCTCACGCTGATCCGCGATCCTGACGGCGAGGCCACGCACCTGTCCCGCTGGGCCGGGCTGGGGCGGCGCTCGCCACTGGTCGGCGGCATCTTCGCGTTGTTCCTGCTCGCGCTGGCCGGCATCCCGTTGACCTCCGGTTTCACCGGGAAGTTCGCGATCTTCGCGGCAGGGGTAGCGGGTGGCGCGACACCGCTGGTCATCGTCGGTGTCATCGCCAGCGCGGCGGCGGCCTTCTTCTACGTTCGCGTGATCGTGATGATGTTCTTCACCGAACCGGTCGCTGACGGTCCGGTCGTGGCGACGCCGGGCGGCGGTACGGCGGGCGCGATCGCGATCGCCGTTGCGGCGACGGTGCTCCTCGGCGTCTTCCCCCAGCCGCTGCTGGACCTTGCCAACCGCGCCGTGCCGTTCTACCACTAGAGCCGTGACGTCGAAGAGCACGGCGGGGGTGCTCGGCATGACGATCGCGTCGGAGCTCGACGCGTCGCTGACGCGTGGCCTCGCCGCCGTCGAGGACGCCCTGCTCGCGTCGGTCACGACCGGCGACGGGTTCGTCAACGAGGCGGCGACGCATCTCGTCGCGGCGGGCGGCAAGCGCTTCCGGCCGCTGGTGACGCTGCTCGCGGCGCAGTTCGGTGATCCGGCGGCGGCCGGCGTCGTACCTGCCGCTGTCGTCGTCGAGCTCACTCACCTCGCGACGCTCTACCACGACGACGTCATGGACGAGGCCGACATGCGTCGGGGCGCCGACTCGGCGAACAGCCGGTGGGGCAACTCGATCGCCATCCTCACCGGCGACTATCTGTTCGCGCGGGCCTCCGACGTGCTTGCCGACCTCGGCCCGGAAGCCGTGCGGCTGCAGGCGCAGACCTTCGGCCGCCTCGTCCAGGGTCAGATTCACGAGACCATCGGACCCGGCGACGGCGACGACCCGGTGGAGCACTACCTGCAGGTGATCGCCGACAAAACCGGATCGTTGATCGGTACGTCGGCGCGCTTCGGCGCCCTGCTGTCAGGCGTGCCGGCGAACCAGGTCGATCAGCTGACCGAGTGGGGTGAGCGGATCGGCATCGCCTTCCAGCTCTCCGACGACCTGCTCGACGTGGCGTCGGACTCGGTCGAGTCCGGCAAGACGCCAGGGACCGATCTGCGCGAGCACGTGCCGACGCTGCCGGTCTTGCTGCTGCGCCGCGCCGGCCGGGCCGAGGACGCTGACCTGCTGGCTGCCCTCGACGGTGATCTCAGCGACGACGCGACGCTCGCCGGCGTCCTCGGGCAACTGCGGGCGCACCCGGTCATGGAGGAGGCGGCCGACGTCACCCGGTTCTGGGGTGC
Encoded here:
- the nuoN gene encoding NADH-quinone oxidoreductase subunit NuoN codes for the protein VLGIGSVLLVSDRSPALDGGAFVAQAATAPGSADERAGVVAGYAQTEVFPLLMFAVTGMMLFPASNDLLIMFVALEVLSLPLYLMCGLARRRRLLSQEAAVKYFLLGAFSSAFFLYGLALLYGYANTVSLAGIQAATLTSAHNDNLLFLGLGLLAVGLLFKIGAAPFQSWIPDVYQGAPTPITAFMAAATKVAAFGALLRLFYVSFNGLGWEWRPVAWAVAILTMVVGSVMAVTQTDVKRMLAYSSVAHAGFILIGVIALNKSGLSGSLFYLLTYGLTTIGAFGTLTLIRDPDGEATHLSRWAGLGRRSPLVGGIFALFLLALAGIPLTSGFTGKFAIFAAGVAGGATPLVIVGVIASAAAAFFYVRVIVMMFFTEPVADGPVVATPGGGTAGAIAIAVAATVLLGVFPQPLLDLANRAVPFYH
- a CDS encoding polyprenyl synthetase family protein, which translates into the protein MTSKSTAGVLGMTIASELDASLTRGLAAVEDALLASVTTGDGFVNEAATHLVAAGGKRFRPLVTLLAAQFGDPAAAGVVPAAVVVELTHLATLYHDDVMDEADMRRGADSANSRWGNSIAILTGDYLFARASDVLADLGPEAVRLQAQTFGRLVQGQIHETIGPGDGDDPVEHYLQVIADKTGSLIGTSARFGALLSGVPANQVDQLTEWGERIGIAFQLSDDLLDVASDSVESGKTPGTDLREHVPTLPVLLLRRAGRAEDADLLAALDGDLSDDATLAGVLGQLRAHPVMEEAADVTRFWGAQARASLAGLPDGDARAALESLCDVVVNRRL